One window from the genome of Enterobacteriaceae bacterium Kacie_13 encodes:
- the ugpB gene encoding sn-glycerol-3-phosphate ABC transporter substrate-binding protein UgpB gives MLKHAVTKTTLCIALAFAFSTQAMAVTEIPFWHSMDGELGKEVNSLADRFNQTHPDVKIVPVYKGKYDESLAAGIAAYRTGNAPAILQVYEVGTATMMASKAIKPVYEVFSDAGLKQDVSQFVPTVSGYYSDSKGRLLSQPFNSSTPVLYYNKDAFKKAGLNPDQPPKTWQDMAAYTEKLREAGMKCGYASGWQGWIQIENFSAWHALPIATKNNGFDGTDAVLEFNKPEQIKHIQMLEDMNKKGDFTYFGRKDESTAKFYNGDCAMTTASSGSLADIRQYSKFNYGVGMMPYDADVKGAPQNAIIGGASLWVMNGKDKDTYKGVAEFLQYLTTPEIAAEWHQKTGYLPVTTAAYELTKKEGFYEKNPGSDVATRQMLNKPPLAFTKGLRLGNMPQIRTIVDEELESVWSGKKSAKEALDTAVQRGDVLLRRFEASTK, from the coding sequence ATGCTTAAGCACGCTGTTACAAAAACGACACTTTGCATCGCACTGGCATTCGCGTTCAGCACCCAGGCGATGGCGGTTACAGAAATTCCTTTCTGGCATTCAATGGACGGCGAGTTAGGTAAAGAAGTGAACTCGCTGGCCGACCGTTTTAACCAGACACACCCTGATGTCAAAATCGTGCCGGTCTACAAAGGTAAATATGACGAAAGTCTGGCCGCGGGTATCGCCGCGTACCGCACCGGTAACGCACCTGCCATCCTGCAGGTTTATGAAGTAGGCACGGCGACTATGATGGCGAGCAAAGCCATCAAGCCGGTCTACGAAGTGTTCAGCGATGCGGGTCTGAAGCAGGACGTGTCTCAGTTTGTGCCGACAGTGTCTGGTTACTACTCAGATTCCAAAGGCCGTCTGCTGTCCCAGCCTTTCAACAGCTCCACGCCGGTATTGTATTACAACAAAGATGCCTTCAAAAAAGCCGGTCTGAACCCGGATCAGCCACCAAAAACCTGGCAGGACATGGCCGCGTACACCGAGAAACTGCGTGAAGCGGGGATGAAGTGTGGTTACGCCAGCGGCTGGCAAGGCTGGATCCAGATTGAGAACTTCAGCGCCTGGCACGCTTTGCCGATCGCCACCAAAAACAATGGTTTCGACGGTACTGATGCGGTTCTGGAATTCAACAAACCTGAGCAAATCAAACATATTCAGATGCTCGAAGACATGAACAAGAAAGGTGACTTCACCTATTTTGGTCGTAAAGACGAGTCCACCGCCAAGTTCTATAACGGCGACTGCGCGATGACCACCGCGTCTTCCGGTTCTCTGGCGGATATCCGTCAGTATTCCAAATTCAACTACGGCGTGGGCATGATGCCTTATGACGCGGATGTGAAGGGCGCGCCGCAAAACGCCATCATCGGCGGTGCGAGCCTGTGGGTGATGAACGGTAAAGACAAAGACACGTATAAAGGCGTCGCCGAATTCCTGCAATACCTGACCACTCCGGAAATCGCTGCCGAATGGCACCAGAAAACGGGCTATCTGCCTGTAACGACCGCCGCGTATGAGCTGACCAAAAAAGAAGGCTTCTACGAGAAGAACCCAGGTTCTGACGTCGCAACGCGCCAGATGCTGAACAAGCCACCGTTAGCGTTCACCAAAGGCCTGCGTCTGGGCAATATGCCACAGATCCGCACCATCGTGGATGAAGAGCTGGAAAGCGTATGGAGCGGCAAGAAGTCTGCCAAAGAAGCTCTGGATACTGCGGTACAGCGCGGGGATGTCCTGCTGCGCCGCTTCGAAGCTTCTACTAAGTAA
- a CDS encoding high-affinity branched-chain amino acid ABC transporter substrate-binding protein — translation MKVTKGKIWLAGCIALAMSQAAFAKDIKVAIVGAMSGPVAQYGDMEFTGAKQAIADINAKGGVKGDKLVGVEYDDACDPKQAVAVANKVINDGIRYVIGHLCSSSTQPASDIYEDEGVLMITPAATNADLTTRGYKMVMRTTGLDSDQGPTAAKYILDTIKPKRIAVVHDKQQYGEGLARSVQDALKKGGGNVVLFEGVTAGDKDFSTLVARLKKENVDFVYFGGYYPEMGQILRQSKQAGLNAKFMGPEGVGNSSLSNIAGDASEGMLVTLPKRYDQVPANQPIVDSLKAKKLDPTGPFVWTTYAALQALTTGMERSGSMEPADIAKNLKSASVDTVMGPLSWDEKGDLKGFEFGIFEWHKDGTSTPIK, via the coding sequence ATGAAAGTAACAAAGGGTAAGATCTGGCTGGCAGGGTGTATCGCATTGGCAATGAGTCAGGCGGCGTTTGCTAAAGATATTAAAGTGGCTATCGTCGGCGCCATGTCCGGGCCGGTTGCCCAGTATGGCGATATGGAATTCACGGGCGCGAAACAGGCGATTGCTGACATCAACGCCAAAGGCGGCGTGAAAGGCGACAAACTGGTTGGCGTCGAATACGACGATGCGTGTGACCCGAAACAAGCAGTCGCCGTGGCCAACAAAGTGATCAACGACGGTATCCGTTACGTGATCGGCCATCTGTGTTCTTCTTCTACTCAGCCTGCTTCCGATATCTATGAAGATGAAGGCGTGCTGATGATCACCCCGGCGGCGACCAACGCTGACCTGACTACCCGTGGTTACAAAATGGTGATGCGTACCACCGGTCTGGATTCCGATCAGGGCCCGACGGCGGCGAAATACATCCTCGACACTATCAAGCCAAAACGCATTGCGGTTGTGCATGACAAACAACAGTACGGCGAAGGCCTGGCACGCTCCGTTCAGGACGCGCTGAAAAAAGGCGGCGGCAACGTGGTGCTGTTTGAAGGCGTCACCGCAGGCGACAAAGATTTCTCCACCCTGGTGGCACGTCTGAAGAAAGAGAACGTTGACTTCGTGTACTTCGGCGGCTATTACCCGGAAATGGGGCAGATCCTGCGCCAGTCCAAACAGGCTGGTCTGAACGCTAAATTCATGGGGCCGGAAGGCGTGGGCAACTCCTCCCTGTCTAACATCGCCGGTGATGCGTCTGAAGGGATGCTGGTGACTCTGCCAAAACGCTACGATCAGGTACCGGCTAACCAGCCAATCGTCGATTCCCTGAAGGCTAAGAAACTGGATCCAACCGGTCCGTTCGTCTGGACGACTTACGCCGCATTGCAGGCGCTGACCACCGGTATGGAACGCAGCGGCAGCATGGAACCGGCGGATATTGCTAAAAACCTGAAATCAGCCTCAGTAGATACCGTCATGGGACCACTGAGCTGGGATGAGAAGGGCGATCTGAAAGGATTCGAATTCGGTATTTTCGAATGGCATAAAGACGGCACGTCTACCCCTATCAAATAA
- the livH gene encoding high-affinity branched-chain amino acid ABC transporter permease LivH, with the protein MSEQFLYFTQQMFNGVTLGSTYALIAIGYTMVYGIIGMINFAHGEVYMIGSYVSFIVIAALMMMGIDASWLLIGAGFIAAIVISSAYGWSIERVAYKPVRNSKRLIALISAIGMSIFLQNYVSLTQGSRDLALPSLVTGQWTIGETNGFAATISTMQLIIWVVTFIAMLALTLFIRYSRMGRACRACAEDLKMASLLGISTDRVISLTFVIGALMAAVAGVLLGQFYGVINPYIGFMAGMKAFTAAVLGGIGSIPGAMIGGLILGVAEALTSAYLSTEYKDVVSFALLIVVLLVLPTGILGRPEVEKV; encoded by the coding sequence ATGTCAGAGCAGTTCCTCTATTTTACTCAGCAGATGTTCAACGGCGTGACGTTGGGCAGTACTTACGCGCTGATCGCCATTGGTTACACCATGGTTTACGGCATTATCGGCATGATCAACTTCGCCCACGGCGAGGTGTATATGATCGGCAGCTATGTCTCCTTTATCGTGATTGCCGCCCTGATGATGATGGGTATCGATGCCAGCTGGTTGCTGATCGGTGCCGGATTTATCGCGGCGATTGTGATTTCCAGTGCCTACGGCTGGAGTATTGAACGCGTGGCCTATAAGCCGGTGCGTAACTCCAAACGTCTGATAGCACTGATTTCCGCCATCGGGATGTCCATATTCTTACAAAACTACGTCAGCCTGACGCAGGGCTCGCGCGATCTCGCCTTACCGAGCCTGGTCACCGGCCAGTGGACAATCGGCGAAACCAATGGCTTCGCGGCGACCATCAGCACCATGCAACTGATCATCTGGGTCGTGACCTTTATCGCCATGCTGGCACTGACGCTGTTCATTCGCTATTCGCGCATGGGCCGTGCCTGCCGCGCTTGTGCTGAAGACCTCAAAATGGCGAGCCTTCTTGGGATAAGCACCGACCGTGTTATCTCTCTGACATTTGTTATCGGCGCACTGATGGCGGCGGTGGCGGGCGTGCTGCTCGGTCAGTTCTATGGCGTGATTAACCCGTATATTGGTTTTATGGCCGGGATGAAGGCCTTCACCGCGGCGGTGCTTGGCGGTATCGGCAGCATTCCGGGCGCAATGATCGGCGGCCTGATCCTGGGCGTGGCCGAAGCGCTGACTTCCGCCTATCTGAGTACTGAATACAAAGACGTGGTCTCCTTCGCGCTGCTGATCGTCGTGTTGCTGGTGCTGCCGACCGGTATTCTCGGACGTCCGGAGGTGGAGAAAGTATGA
- a CDS encoding aminotransferase class I/II-fold pyridoxal phosphate-dependent enzyme translates to MNTEGLLAARMVRLKSSAIRELLKHSKMEGVISLAGGIPSSALFDFDGLREATQMAITEQPEHAFQYGLTEGSHTLRERIAELCAERGVMASADDIVVTAGSQQALDLVMRAVVNPNDIFVVERPTYLAALQTLELAEAQILSVGSDGDGMIVDELAELLKTRKIKGVYLVPTFGNPSGVTLSRARREQLVQLAKKYEFLIVEDDPYGELRFTDERQPTLFELSKALFGNADNIVYTSTFSKILAPGLRLGWVIMPDWLLHKVAIIKQAADLHASALSQSIAECYLGRGRLPAQIETIRAAYKKKCEVMAELLERELGDVLTFEYPKGGMFLWARFREPRNCAEWMKKTLEQGVVFVPGEFFYADNPDHSTFRLSFATATEEQMHEAVARLKRAL, encoded by the coding sequence ATGAACACAGAAGGTTTACTCGCCGCCCGTATGGTCAGGCTTAAAAGTTCGGCCATCCGGGAGCTGCTGAAACACAGCAAAATGGAAGGCGTTATTTCACTGGCGGGTGGTATTCCTTCTTCAGCGCTCTTCGATTTTGACGGACTGCGTGAAGCGACGCAGATGGCGATCACCGAACAGCCTGAGCACGCGTTCCAGTACGGCCTGACCGAAGGCAGCCATACGCTGCGTGAGCGTATTGCTGAGCTTTGTGCAGAGCGCGGCGTGATGGCCAGTGCGGACGATATCGTGGTTACCGCCGGTTCCCAGCAGGCGCTGGATCTGGTGATGCGCGCCGTCGTGAACCCAAATGATATTTTCGTGGTGGAACGTCCAACCTATCTGGCGGCGTTGCAGACGCTGGAACTGGCCGAAGCGCAAATCCTCTCCGTCGGGTCTGACGGCGACGGCATGATTGTCGATGAACTGGCTGAGCTGCTAAAAACCCGCAAAATCAAAGGCGTGTATCTGGTGCCGACGTTTGGCAACCCGAGTGGCGTGACTCTCAGCCGTGCGCGTCGGGAACAGCTGGTACAACTGGCGAAAAAATACGAATTCCTGATTGTGGAAGATGATCCGTATGGCGAATTGCGTTTCACCGATGAGCGCCAGCCGACGCTGTTTGAGCTGTCCAAAGCGCTGTTCGGCAACGCTGACAACATCGTCTATACCTCGACGTTCTCCAAAATTCTCGCACCGGGCCTTCGTCTTGGCTGGGTGATCATGCCTGACTGGCTGCTGCATAAAGTGGCGATCATCAAACAGGCGGCGGATTTGCACGCCAGCGCGCTGTCTCAGTCGATTGCCGAATGTTATCTCGGTCGGGGGCGTCTGCCTGCGCAAATTGAAACCATCCGCGCCGCGTACAAAAAGAAATGTGAAGTGATGGCTGAACTTCTCGAACGCGAACTGGGTGATGTACTGACCTTTGAATATCCGAAAGGCGGGATGTTCCTGTGGGCACGTTTCCGCGAACCGCGTAACTGCGCCGAGTGGATGAAAAAGACGTTAGAGCAGGGCGTGGTATTTGTGCCGGGCGAATTCTTCTATGCCGATAACCCGGATCATTCTACCTTCCGTCTGTCATTCGCCACCGCGACCGAAGAACAAATGCACGAAGCCGTTGCCCGCCTGAAACGCGCGCTGTAA
- the ugpC gene encoding sn-glycerol-3-phosphate ABC transporter ATP-binding protein UgpC, with amino-acid sequence MANLKLQAVTKSYDGKNQIIQSIDLDVADGEFIVMVGPSGCGKSTLLRMVAGLERTTSGDIYINDQRVTELEPKDRGIAMVFQNYALYPHMTVFDNMAYGLKIRGFGKAQILARVEEAARILELGPLLKRKPRELSGGQRQRVAMGRAIVREPAVFLFDEPLSNLDAKLRVQMRLELQQLHRRLRTTSLYVTHDQVEAMTLAERVIVMNKGIAEQIGTPSEVYRRPASLFVASFIGSPAMNLLPGQLTSDGTSLVMEDGFELPLPVPRPEWGGRELTVGIRPEHIQLTEDPLTGIPMVLNTLELLGADNLAHGKLAGSGVVVRLSHEVFPTAGSLLRLVFPVKALHFFDTHSGLRME; translated from the coding sequence ATGGCAAATTTGAAATTACAGGCAGTGACCAAGTCTTACGACGGCAAAAACCAGATTATCCAGAGTATCGATCTGGACGTCGCTGACGGTGAATTTATCGTGATGGTCGGGCCTTCCGGCTGTGGAAAATCCACGCTGCTGCGCATGGTTGCAGGGCTGGAACGCACCACCTCCGGCGATATCTACATCAACGACCAGCGCGTCACCGAGCTGGAACCGAAAGATCGCGGCATCGCGATGGTATTCCAGAACTATGCGCTATATCCGCATATGACTGTGTTCGACAACATGGCCTATGGACTGAAAATCCGCGGCTTCGGCAAAGCGCAGATCCTCGCCCGCGTCGAAGAAGCAGCGCGTATTCTGGAGCTCGGCCCGTTACTGAAACGCAAACCACGCGAACTTTCAGGCGGCCAGCGTCAGCGCGTGGCCATGGGGCGCGCTATTGTGCGCGAACCGGCGGTGTTCTTGTTCGACGAGCCGCTGTCTAACCTTGATGCCAAACTGCGCGTACAGATGCGTCTTGAACTGCAACAATTGCACCGTCGCCTGCGTACGACCAGTTTGTATGTGACGCACGATCAGGTCGAAGCCATGACGTTGGCCGAGCGGGTGATCGTAATGAACAAAGGCATCGCCGAGCAAATCGGCACGCCGTCGGAAGTCTATCGCCGCCCGGCAAGCCTGTTCGTCGCCAGTTTTATCGGTTCACCGGCGATGAATTTACTGCCCGGCCAGCTCACCTCGGACGGTACGTCTCTGGTGATGGAAGATGGATTCGAGTTACCGCTGCCGGTACCTCGCCCGGAATGGGGCGGCCGCGAGCTTACCGTGGGCATTCGCCCGGAACATATTCAACTGACAGAGGATCCGCTAACCGGCATTCCGATGGTCCTCAACACGCTGGAGCTGCTGGGCGCGGACAATCTGGCGCACGGTAAACTGGCGGGCAGCGGCGTCGTGGTGCGCTTATCGCATGAAGTGTTCCCGACGGCGGGTTCGCTATTACGCTTGGTTTTCCCGGTGAAAGCGTTACACTTTTTCGATACACACAGCGGATTACGGATGGAATGA
- the livM gene encoding high-affinity branched-chain amino acid ABC transporter permease LivM, which translates to MKRLNLLNALVSAFVLLVLAAFIMGLQLSLDGTKLVVNGAGEVRWMWIAIGCAIVFVFQLFRPMVSSGLKKVSGPGWVLPSFDGSTPKQKLLALVLIIAAVAWPFIVSRGTVDIATLTLIYIMLGLGLNVVVGLSGLLVLGYGGFYAIGAYTYALLNHYYGIGFWEALPLAGLVSAAFGFLLGFPVLRLRGDYLAIVTLGFGEIVRILLLNNTELTGGPNGISQIPKPTLFGLEFSRTPRDGGWDTFSNFFGVAYDPSDRIIFLYMVALLLVVATLFIINRLLRMPLGRAWEALREDEIACRSLGLNPTRIKLTAFTISAAFAGFAGTLFAARQGFVSPESFTFAESAFVLAIVVLGGMGSQFAVILAAILLVVSRELMRDLNEYSMLLLGALMVLMMIWRPQGLLPMKRPQLKLKLSKKQIADQGEQA; encoded by the coding sequence ATGAAGCGCCTGAATTTGTTAAATGCGCTGGTCTCCGCGTTTGTCCTGCTGGTACTGGCTGCGTTCATCATGGGATTGCAGCTGAGCCTCGACGGCACAAAGCTGGTAGTCAACGGCGCGGGTGAAGTGCGCTGGATGTGGATCGCCATTGGTTGCGCCATCGTCTTCGTCTTCCAGCTTTTCCGCCCGATGGTCAGCAGCGGCCTGAAAAAAGTCTCCGGTCCGGGCTGGGTTTTGCCGAGTTTTGACGGCTCGACGCCAAAACAAAAACTGCTGGCGCTGGTTCTCATCATCGCCGCCGTTGCATGGCCATTTATCGTCTCGCGCGGCACGGTAGATATCGCCACGCTGACGCTCATCTACATCATGCTGGGTCTTGGCCTGAACGTCGTCGTTGGCCTGTCCGGTCTTCTGGTGCTGGGCTACGGCGGCTTTTATGCCATCGGCGCTTACACCTACGCGCTGCTCAATCACTATTACGGCATCGGTTTCTGGGAGGCGTTACCGCTGGCCGGGCTGGTTTCAGCGGCGTTTGGTTTCCTGCTCGGATTCCCGGTGCTACGGTTGCGGGGTGATTATCTGGCAATCGTGACGCTCGGCTTCGGTGAAATCGTGCGTATTCTGCTGCTCAATAACACCGAGCTGACCGGCGGGCCGAACGGTATAAGCCAGATACCCAAACCGACGCTGTTCGGTCTGGAATTCAGCCGGACACCGCGCGACGGTGGCTGGGATACGTTCAGCAACTTCTTTGGCGTCGCCTATGACCCGAGCGACCGTATTATCTTCCTGTACATGGTCGCCCTGCTGTTGGTGGTCGCCACGCTGTTCATCATCAACCGTTTACTGCGGATGCCGTTGGGGCGCGCGTGGGAAGCGTTGCGTGAAGATGAAATCGCCTGCCGTTCGCTGGGTCTGAATCCAACGCGTATCAAACTGACTGCGTTCACCATCAGCGCCGCCTTTGCCGGTTTCGCCGGTACGCTGTTCGCTGCGCGTCAGGGTTTCGTCAGCCCGGAATCCTTCACTTTTGCGGAATCCGCTTTTGTGCTGGCTATCGTGGTGCTCGGCGGGATGGGGTCACAGTTTGCGGTGATTCTGGCAGCAATCTTGCTGGTGGTATCCCGGGAGTTGATGCGTGATCTCAACGAATACAGCATGTTACTGCTCGGTGCCCTGATGGTGCTGATGATGATCTGGCGTCCGCAAGGCTTACTGCCGATGAAGCGCCCGCAGCTGAAACTGAAACTGTCTAAAAAACAAATCGCCGATCAGGGGGAACAGGCATGA
- the livF gene encoding high-affinity branched-chain amino acid ABC transporter ATP-binding protein LivF encodes MLSFNQVSAHYGKIQALHEVSLSINKGEIVTLIGANGAGKTTLLGSLCGEPRASHGSIIFEGQDITQWQTAKIMRGDIAIVPEGRRVFSRMTVEENLAMGGFFATRDQFHSRLERVFQLFPRLKERRVQRSGTMSGGEQQMLAIGRALMSQPRLLLLDEPSLGLAPIIIQQIFDTIQQLREEGMTIFLVEQNANQALKLADRGYVLENGHVVLEDTGAALLANEAVRAAYLGA; translated from the coding sequence ATGTTGTCATTCAATCAGGTATCCGCCCATTACGGCAAAATTCAGGCGCTGCATGAAGTCAGCCTGAGCATTAATAAAGGCGAAATCGTCACGCTGATCGGTGCGAACGGCGCGGGGAAAACCACGCTGCTCGGCAGTTTATGTGGCGAACCGCGCGCGTCGCACGGCTCGATAATATTCGAAGGGCAGGACATCACGCAGTGGCAGACTGCCAAAATCATGCGCGGCGATATCGCGATTGTGCCGGAAGGCCGTCGCGTGTTCTCTCGCATGACGGTGGAAGAAAATCTGGCGATGGGCGGCTTCTTCGCCACCCGCGATCAGTTCCATTCGCGCCTGGAGCGTGTATTCCAGCTGTTTCCGCGCCTGAAAGAGCGTCGTGTACAGCGTTCCGGCACCATGTCCGGCGGCGAGCAACAGATGCTGGCGATTGGCCGTGCACTGATGAGCCAGCCGCGTCTGCTGCTGCTTGATGAACCTTCTCTTGGGCTTGCGCCAATCATCATCCAGCAGATTTTCGACACTATCCAGCAGCTGCGCGAAGAGGGGATGACTATCTTCCTAGTCGAGCAAAATGCCAATCAGGCGCTAAAACTCGCCGATCGCGGTTATGTACTGGAGAACGGTCATGTGGTGCTGGAAGACACCGGTGCGGCGTTGCTGGCGAACGAAGCGGTGCGTGCGGCCTATTTAGGGGCGTGA
- the ugpE gene encoding sn-glycerol-3-phosphate ABC transporter permease UgpE produces the protein MIENRRGLDIFSHIMLLLGVLVILFPLYVAFVAASLDNKQIFEVPMTLIPGAHLWENISAIWAQGVGNNSPAFGRLLINSFIMAIVITVGKISVSMLSAFAIVYFRFPLRNLFFWLIFMTLMLPVEVRIFPTVQVIANLHMLDSYTGLTLPLMASATATFLFRQFFMTLPDELLEAARIDGAGAMRFFWDIVLPLSKTNLAALFVITFIYGWNQYLWPILITSDASMGTAVAGIKSMISSGDGSTQWNQVMAAMILTLLPPLAVVLLMQRWFVRGLVDSEK, from the coding sequence ATGATTGAAAACCGCAGAGGGCTGGATATTTTCAGCCACATCATGCTGCTGCTCGGCGTGCTGGTGATCCTCTTCCCGCTGTACGTCGCGTTTGTCGCTGCCTCTCTGGATAACAAACAGATTTTTGAGGTGCCGATGACGCTCATTCCCGGCGCGCATTTATGGGAAAACATCAGCGCCATCTGGGCACAGGGTGTGGGTAATAACAGCCCCGCGTTCGGACGCCTGCTGATCAACAGCTTCATCATGGCGATCGTCATCACCGTCGGCAAAATTTCGGTCTCGATGCTCTCGGCATTCGCGATCGTCTATTTCCGCTTTCCGTTACGTAACCTGTTCTTCTGGCTTATTTTTATGACGCTAATGTTACCGGTGGAAGTGCGTATTTTCCCGACCGTTCAGGTGATCGCTAATCTGCATATGCTCGACAGCTACACCGGCCTGACGCTGCCGCTGATGGCTTCGGCGACCGCGACGTTTCTGTTTCGTCAGTTCTTCATGACCCTGCCGGATGAACTGCTGGAAGCGGCGCGCATTGACGGGGCGGGCGCGATGCGCTTTTTCTGGGACATCGTTCTGCCGCTGTCGAAAACTAATCTCGCGGCGCTGTTCGTCATCACCTTTATTTACGGCTGGAACCAGTATCTGTGGCCGATTCTGATCACCAGCGATGCCTCGATGGGCACGGCGGTGGCGGGGATTAAAAGCATGATCTCCTCAGGTGACGGCTCGACCCAATGGAATCAGGTGATGGCGGCCATGATCCTGACATTATTGCCACCGCTGGCGGTGGTGCTCCTGATGCAGCGCTGGTTTGTGCGCGGTCTGGTAGACAGTGAGAAGTAA
- the ugpA gene encoding sn-glycerol-3-phosphate ABC transporter permease UgpA: MSSHRPGFGCSWLPYALVLPQLLITAIFFLWPAGQALWYSVQTLDPFGLSSTFAGMSNFTQLFQDPYYLESFYTTLKFSFMVAFIGLAVSLFFAALVDHVIRGSRIYQTLMILPYAVAPAVAAVLWMFLFSPGLGLISHFLASIGYNWNHAQNSGQAMFLVVLASVWKQISYNFLFFLAALQSIPKSLVEAAAIDGAGPVRRFFNLVLPLISPVSFFLLVVNLVYAFFDTFPVIDAATGGGPVQATTTLIYKVYREGFSGLDLSSSAAQSVILMMLVIGLTFIQFRFVERKVRYQ; this comes from the coding sequence ATGAGTTCACACCGTCCCGGTTTTGGTTGCAGCTGGTTGCCTTACGCACTGGTGTTGCCGCAGTTGCTGATCACCGCGATATTTTTCCTGTGGCCTGCCGGTCAGGCGCTGTGGTATTCGGTGCAGACGCTGGATCCGTTCGGGTTATCCAGTACGTTTGCGGGGATGAGCAATTTTACGCAGCTGTTTCAGGATCCGTACTACCTTGAGTCTTTCTATACCACGCTAAAATTCAGCTTTATGGTGGCGTTTATCGGGCTGGCGGTGTCGCTGTTTTTCGCCGCGCTGGTCGATCACGTCATTCGTGGCAGCCGTATTTATCAGACGCTGATGATCCTTCCTTACGCCGTCGCACCCGCCGTGGCCGCCGTCTTATGGATGTTTCTGTTCAGCCCCGGCCTCGGCCTGATTTCTCATTTCCTGGCCTCAATCGGCTACAACTGGAACCACGCGCAAAATAGCGGACAGGCGATGTTTCTGGTCGTGCTGGCATCGGTCTGGAAGCAGATCAGCTACAACTTTCTGTTCTTTCTTGCGGCCTTGCAGTCCATACCCAAATCTCTGGTGGAAGCCGCAGCTATCGACGGTGCAGGCCCGGTCCGGCGTTTCTTCAATCTGGTGTTGCCGCTGATTTCGCCGGTCAGTTTCTTCCTGCTGGTCGTGAATCTGGTGTACGCCTTCTTCGATACTTTCCCGGTGATCGACGCCGCGACCGGCGGCGGTCCGGTACAGGCGACGACTACGCTTATCTACAAAGTGTACCGCGAAGGTTTCTCCGGCCTGGATCTTTCCAGCTCCGCCGCGCAGTCCGTCATTCTGATGATGCTGGTGATTGGCCTGACGTTCATTCAGTTCCGCTTCGTCGAGCGTAAGGTGCGTTACCAATGA
- the livG gene encoding high-affinity branched-chain amino acid ABC transporter ATP-binding protein LivG, which yields MSTQPLLAVEGLTMRFGGLLAVNNVALNLNQGEIVSLIGPNGAGKTTVFNCLTGFYKPSGGTIRLREQHLEGLPGQKIARMGVVRTFQHVRLFREMTVIENLLVAQHQHLKSGVLAGLFKTPGFRRAEADALDRAADWLERVGLLELANRQAGNLAYGQQRRLEIVRCMVTRPEILMLDEPAAGLNPRETEELNQLIAELRNQHSVSVLLIEHDMKLVMGISDRIYVVNQGTPLAQGTPAEIRNNPDVIRAYLGEG from the coding sequence ATGAGCACGCAACCTCTGTTAGCCGTTGAAGGTCTGACGATGCGTTTTGGCGGCCTGCTGGCGGTCAATAACGTGGCGCTGAACCTTAATCAGGGCGAAATCGTTTCACTGATCGGCCCGAACGGTGCCGGTAAAACCACGGTGTTCAACTGCCTGACCGGTTTCTACAAACCGAGCGGCGGCACCATAAGGCTGCGTGAACAGCATCTTGAAGGATTGCCAGGGCAGAAAATTGCCCGGATGGGCGTAGTGCGTACGTTCCAGCATGTGCGCCTGTTCCGCGAAATGACAGTGATCGAAAACCTGCTGGTCGCCCAGCATCAGCATCTGAAAAGCGGCGTGCTGGCAGGTCTGTTTAAGACGCCGGGCTTTCGCCGTGCAGAAGCTGACGCTCTGGATCGCGCCGCCGACTGGCTGGAGCGCGTCGGTTTACTCGAGCTGGCGAACCGTCAGGCAGGTAACCTGGCGTACGGTCAGCAGCGCCGTCTGGAGATCGTCCGCTGTATGGTGACGCGTCCGGAGATCCTGATGCTCGACGAACCCGCGGCAGGTCTGAACCCGCGCGAAACTGAAGAGCTGAACCAGCTGATCGCCGAACTGCGTAACCAGCACAGCGTGTCGGTGTTGCTGATTGAGCATGATATGAAACTGGTGATGGGCATTTCCGACCGCATCTACGTGGTGAATCAGGGAACGCCGCTGGCGCAGGGCACACCGGCTGAAATTCGTAATAATCCGGATGTGATCCGTGCGTATCTTGGCGAAGGGTAA